Proteins from a genomic interval of Schistocerca cancellata isolate TAMUIC-IGC-003103 chromosome 8, iqSchCanc2.1, whole genome shotgun sequence:
- the LOC126094995 gene encoding uncharacterized protein LOC126094995, producing MFSLLLLVLPLLAEGASTESVGCVLPAASTEKFYMTTEEKPWYQQYQYQVPGLFDLGCVTYVQSPGESDTEMYLTGNFSKAPLFPLNSYVSVTGNKLDKVYDGVWESLLSGPYNVVYSHEDFIMDHYCFLGYEMAQIFTTVKEPSDELMELIWDVVSNHTEVDKSKFKKVVC from the exons ATGTTTTCGCTGCTACTCCTGGTGCTGCCCTTGCTGGCGGAGGGTGCTTCCACAGAGAGTGTGGGCTGTGTACTGCCAGCTGCCTCCACTGAGAAGTTCTACATGACTACC GAGGAGAAGCCGTGGTACCAACAATACCAGTACCAGGTACCCGGCCTGTTTGACCTGGGTTGTGTCACGTACGTCCAGTCGCCTGGGGAGAGCGACACCGAGATGTACCTCACTGGCAACTTCAGCAAAGCGCCTCT atttcctCTGAACAGCTATGTGTCAGTCACTGGAAACAAGCTGGACAAGGTCTATGATGGCGTTT GGGAATCTCTACTGAGCGGACCATACAATGTAGTGTACTCGCACGAGGACTTCATCATGGACCACTACTGCTTTCTCGGATATG AAATGGCTCAAATCTTCACAACTGTCAAGGAACCTAGCGACGAGCTGATGGAGCTGATATGGGACGTTGTCAGTAATCACACTGAAGTGGACAAGTCTAAATTTAAGAAAGTGGTCTGTTAA